TGGAAGTTGGAGTGAACATATTGTATATGGTCACTGGTGGCAAGTCACTCATGAAGATTTATAACACTGCTTGTCCTACTTGTAGGCCTTTGAGGACCACTTATTTCATCATGATTTTTGGTTCTGTTCACTTTTTTCTTTCACATTGCCCTAATTTCAACTCTATTTCTTTCGTCTCCTTCCTTGCTGCTGTCACATCTCTTAGGTAATAATAACAtcttatatttaattaattgccTTTTTTCACTATTAAAAACAATGCAAAGATCGATTAAAAGGAAACCGACGGCCTGAGTCGGTCCAAAGAATCGAAGGAAAACCAACCTAGTTCatcatttttaaagaaaatcgATGGACtttaagaaaatcaatgaaaactattgtttattttattatatcaaaAAATCGATGAAGTTCCTTggtttttaattatatttttacgaAAATTGAGGGGCTTCATCGgtttttgaagtataaaattgcatattttatcaaataactaGTGTATGTGGCTGAGTGGTAGAATTGTCCAATTATGTCATAGTAACCTCAATTCGATTCCAActaaattttttatgtatatttctGTCCATCTATTGGTCTTCTTAAAATTTCAATctcaatttataatttattgaaatCAACGTCAGTCTTTTCATTTCTATGTAGGTTTTCAATTTATTGAAACCACAGACTCCCTCAGTTGTCTTTTCGACGATGTACAGTCTATTGATTTGGCAtcgaatttttttttagtaaattGAGGGTGTTCGTTGGTTTCGACCCTTGATTTTTGCATTGTTTTTAGCAGTgtttcatttcaattttttttttttgtatcttgaCAACATTTTTCATAAATGTGTAGTTATTCAACCATAGGTTGGGGAGCATCAGTACACAAGGGAATAGGTCCAGATGTTGAGTATGGTCAAAGGTCTTCAACACAAGTAGGAAGAGTATTTAGTGCATTTCATGCTTTAGGGGAAGTTGCTTTTGCATATGCTGGCCATAATGTTGTCTTAGAAATTCAAGCAACTATGCCATCAACTCCAGAAAATCCATGCAAGAAACCAATGTGGAAAGGAGTTATTGTTGCTTACATTATTGTGGCTATATGTTATTTTCCAGTTGCTTTTGTTGGCTATGCAGCTTTTGGAAATACTGTGGAAGACAACATTTTGATCTCCTTAGAGAAACCTGCTTGGCTTATTATCATGGCGAACGCCTTCGTTGTCATTCATGTTATTGGAAGCTATCAGGTCAAACTTAGTTCATATGGACGATTActtacttttcatttttgaactTGCTGGTGAATAACGAACTTGAGCGGCCCTTGATACTTCATAtcacttattatatattttctgGTTCATGGTAGAGTTTGAACTTTGTGATGTCCGTCTAATTTTCATGTCAAGATTTTAACTATACAAATTGCTTGGTTTTGGTTTGCTTGATATTGGAAGCTATCTGGTCAAACTTAGTTCAGATGGATGATTACTTACCTTTTACTTTTGGACTTGCTGGTGAATGATGAACTGAGCGACTCTTGACACTTTATATCacttagtatttttttttgttgttgttcatATATGGTAGAGTTCGAACTTTGTGACATGTGTGTCCAATTCACGCGTCAAGATTTTAACTGtacaaattatttggttttagTTTGCTTGATATTGGAAGCTATCTGGTCAAACTTAATTTATATCAACAATTACTTATCATTATTTTGAACTTGGTGGTGAATAATGAACTCGAGCGATCCTTGATACTTTACAtcacttattatatattttttagttcgCGGTAAAGTTTAAACTTTTGTTGACGTGCGTCTAATTTACACGTCAATATTTTAACTTATACAAATTTGTTGGTTTTTTTGGTTTGATGATAATTTTTCAGATATTTGCTATGGGTGTGTTTGACATGGTGGAATCTTACTTGGTCAAGGCAAGGAAGTTTGCTCCAACTACAATGCTAAGAGCTACTGTTCGGACTGTTTATGTTGGTATGtctctattttttttggttgattaTTAGAGCTCGTTACGTTTGGCCATAAGAATtgtgaaatttatatatatattcatatttggaaattggagttgtttttaatttttcgtgaatgaaaataattttttagtattttttaaattcaaattgaatcatgaattttttcaaaattttatggaCAAACAtgatttttgaaattctaactccgaaaaaatatgtacatattcaTGACCAAAAGACCACTTAGTATGATTTGCTCAATAATTAAGCCATCACTTATTAATTATTCTATTATTTTGTATTGCATATGCAGCCTTAACATTGTTCCTTGGAATGACATTTCCATTCTTTGGTGGACTACTTGGTTTCTTTGGAGGATTTGCATTTGCTCCTACTACCTACTTTGTAAGACAAAGATCTTGTGTTATTTTTACACATCCTATGTTAGTTTTTTTTAGTCATCTCCAAGAAAAAAaccatataattaaaataatattaatgacTGACTACAAAATCAAATCTCTCAAATATTGACATTATGGTTGTGCATATTTCGAGTCAGACCAATAACACTAACTGATAATAGGGTTATTGGGTTAATGATTTGAGTTATTAGTTTGTCGGTTTTATAACGGTTGAGTGTCTTATGATTATTGGGTTATTAATTCGATCTTGGTTTAACTTCTTTGTTTAACAGATTAACCAATAATACGATAAGAAaagtaaaattataataatatccTTACATACATTTTACCGAAAACACtcttggatatatatatatatatatatatatatatatatatatatatatatatatatatatatatatatatatatatatatatatacacacaccaATCAATGAGAATATTTGTTAGAATTGATCACTCTTGAACTAGTTTTTCTTGGACAAACTTATGTAGGCAATGATCAAAACAACCTTATTAGTTAACCAAATAAACGAACCATTAACGATTAACACACAATCTTATTATTGATTCAGTTATCGTTTTGCATGTTATTACCCAATAATCCGATACTGGATAATCAAAATCTTATTATTGATTCGATTATCGATTTTTCAGACTACAAATCGATAATCAATAAGCCAAATTGATAATGTTCACACTCAAATCGAACCGAACCGACTGACAAACAACACCTCTAATTGACAAGAATTTTCTCTATTGTTGCAGCTTCCCTGTATCATGTGGCTTGCCATTTACAAACCTAGAAGATTTTCATTGTCTTGGTGGACTAATTGGGTATGTTACAAGAAAAttcttttgagaaattgatgaaatttaattgattgtattgttgatattattattttgtcttTGTTTCTTTTATGCAGATATGCATCATACTTGGTATTCTTCTGATGATTTTAGCTCCAATGGGTGCCTTGAGGCTAATCATACTGCAAGCCAGAAATTACAAGTTCTATTCTTAATTATAAGTATTAGTATTTGTCTTAATACATTTTGAGAGAGAATTAGTTTTGtagtcaatttttattttttatttttttaagttttatgttatttttacgAGATCTTCATTTTAGACATAACAGCTCTGAAagatcaaattttatttattttataaatggtCGAGATATCTTAATTCCTCATGTTATTTTAAATGCCTTTCTATTTTAGTTTAATTATTGTATTAGCATTTAATTTAATATTCCATATCAAACCATCAAATCTTAGTAGATATTTGGTGATTTCATACTCCAGACTCGTATTCAAAATTTCTGATTAAAAacggatattaaataaattacttttttttactataagtaagaaaaattaatttaattacttTTATCTAAGGGGATTAGactattgttatttaattatggTCTATCATCAAATATAGTCCTCATCAttaattttcccaaaattacATATACTATAATAGCAAGTTAAAATCAAAAACTATATATGTTCAATTTGAAGCGATTCATTTACACCtaattatataataaacttaCTTTATATTAGGGCTGCGTAGCTGTCAATTCGGTTCGATTTTAAAGTTTATTGGTTATCGATTTATAGACATGCCAAATCGTTATAGAATCATTAATATATTGGCTTATGGATTATCAGTTATTGATCATTATCGTTCGATTATCGGTTTAACCATTAAGATTTGATGGGAAAAAAACCCATTGAAAATCACTTAGAAACAAGGTGACGAACCAAATAAACTATGCACATAAGTTGATAAATTGCGTCTTGTTTAAAAACAAATGTAAAACATTGTATAATAACCTAGAGTTTGAGAGaacaagaaataaaagtatgaaaactaGACCTTAAGTGAAGGACTTTATATACTGAAtggtaataaatataaattattaagttaTTATATGGTTATCAGTTAACCCGTTAAGAAAAAAACTTAAACCGTTAAGAACCGATAacccaataataaaaaaaattaaaagtattatCAAAATCACTAAACCAGTAACCCATTACCGATAAACCAATAACTTTTTTCGATTCGGTTTATTGATCACGGTTCGGTTTTGAACAACCCTACTTTATATACATTCTTATAGTAAAAAAATGGTATATGTATCATGTTATACGACATTTAACGTATTTTTGAAGTTACTAATCCAACTTATTATATACACTAAAGATCAGACGATGGATAAGTAAACACACAAAGATATGAAAGAAGTTCAACATCtattatatacacataaaaaaaataataaccatatataaacaataaaaagaaattttttttggAACCCATTGATTCTACCTTGCTTCGCCAGGAGCCCAATGCCACTACCAACCTGCTAGATAGGTTTTTTAACATATAAACATAAATCGCATTTTTAGAATGCGTTTTACTTTTTATTGGATCTTCCAAAAAGTTACATATTCTTTCAATGAAGAATTTGatgaaggaaaaaagaaatgTTATCATACTTTATCTACTCAAAAAGAGTCTTTAATTAGAATATATAAACAAtgcactaatcatcaaggtctTGAAAAACTAACTTCGGAGGCTTTTTGTGTATTCGTCAACCTGTAACTAAAgagcataattaagatatttataataattatttggCTTATTTGGTTTAagctaaaaaaataagttggctACGccatttttttttgacttataaaatgctttcaacttataagttgttttagataagctaagccaaacatatccaattattatttttttgatttattttaagtacaaaataactttaagttggccaACCAAACACTcagaaaaactaaaaataatttataagtcaatccaaacatgcTCTTGCAATTGTGActtattttcaaaagaaaaaaatagcaaCCACAAAAAATGGCTAATTGTGGAACAATGATTTGGGTTGCCTGTTATCTCAAGGGGCTAGGCCCATTTCAGCCTATACATATTAGTAGTCCAAATTTAAGCTCTTATAATAGGGAAAATTTCACATATGACAAACATTTTAAGTATAATAACTCCATATgagtataatttttcaaatgacaaatttatgtttgttattatataAATGTTGTACACGAATTGTATacctaaatatataaatattgcaaattgtatagcgaattatacaaaagttgTACACGAATTGTCtagcaaaatatacaaacactataCAAAACTGCAATTGtctagcgaattatacaaacgttgtacccattaattatttatataccgaaatatacaaacactgagAATTGTATagagaattatacaaatattgtacACGAATTGTGtagcaaaatatacaaatgCTATACAAAAACTGCAAAttatatagcgaattatacaaatgatatacacataaattatttgtataccaaaatatacaaacactggaATTGcatatagcgaattatacaaacgttgtacACGAATTGTAtaccgaaatatacaaacgaatTATAGCAAATCTAAGAAAAATATACCCAcgaatgataataaaataaaatgataccCATATGGAGTAATAAACTAGTAATGTTTGCCATCTCGTGTAATTTTCCCCTTATAATATTGTATGCGCGATGGCCCAAAATAACCTCCTATTGAATAAATGTCCACTTATATAAGTCGAATCAAATGTcacttttgaaaaaattactcaaatacacattttattttaccataatctttaaaatttcctatcatttaaaaaaaattcaaaaatccccTCTCGGATATATCACTCCCCCCTCGTGGATACACCCCTATCCCCCTCTCGGATACATCCCCCCTATGTATCCGGATGTCCTATCCCCTCACAAATAGATCTCTATCTCCTCTCTGATACATCCCTTCTCCTCAGATACATCCTCCCCTATGTATCCGGATGTCTGCTGATGTATCCGGAAGTCCAATGACATGTCCGAAATTCATTTaatgaatttttgtaatttgaaaaaagaatagggaaataatgtaggaaaaattatgcggataaacaaacatatactagttaattagttaacataactataatttaaattaattatggctcgcggcaaacatctagctgtaattacaatttgagttttgtataatttgagcgATTTATACAAACACTATGCGCGACtcgaattgtatagtgaaatatacaaacactacaaattgtatagcgaattatacaaacgttgttcatgaattgtatagtgaaatatacaaacattaTAGAAAAACTGTGAATTGTataacgaattatacaaacgtatacaaatgttgcgcgaattatacaaacgctgcTATAAGTATAACTACGAATTGcaattagcaaactatagctatggagCATTAAGGTATTTTTAAGTGGCTATATGCGAAAATTCCCCAATAATGTAATTAGCTTTTAACATTACCAATTTTATGCAAATTACACTTTTTTTAcattgagttttaaaaagttCATTAACAAACATGCGATAAAATTGAAatgatatatataatatgttgtAGCACGTTTAgtgtatttttgaaattattaatCCAACTTATTATGAATCGTTTCTTTTAGCTGATAATTTTCTAGCTGACCTAATTGTGTAGAAAGGTTTTTAATACTATGAATCATCTAGATCAAAACAAAGTTATCTCGAGATTAAcatcaaaattttgatttttggtataCAATGTATATTGATTTAGGTAATACTAATAACCAAACGATTGATAAATATGACAAATATATTCATAGACTAGGGttatatttttagttaatttcatgttataaagtttagaaagaaatattttcatAGATTATTTAATGATGAATTAATTGAGGCCAAAAAGTTAACAAAAAGGTGATAGAAAATCAGTTGAGCAACCACAACTGTATATAGATTTGATGCGCCGCAAATGGAACAAATATTTCTAACCTAACTTCATAACTTTCTTGCAAGTCTctataaaaaaacaaaacagaAATAGATAGTAAAAGTTtaaacattttgatattataTTTCTCCTTCGATATTCGATACTCGCTCTAAAATTGATTACATTTTAAggaaataagaattactataATTTTAAGACTCGAACTTGAAGCTTCTatgtgagaaagaaagagtaCCTACTACtttatcacaattttttttgtggTCTAAAACTCTAAAGCGATTAGGAAGATAGTCGTGAGTGTTGCCTATATGACTATATAGCCAGTGACGGATTCGGAATTTTAATTACGGGgctcaaaaagtaaaaataaaaatagaatacttgtaatttgattttgaaactTCACGGTGCAGTTCAAACAACTGATCCAACTGATGTGTTCGCGGAATTCATAATCaatctatatatacatataaaaaataaaaaaattatctctatatatacaatataatttttttattaataaggTTCGAGTATACACTCATAGGGCCCTAGATCTGCCCCAGTATATAGCTTTTTCTTACCACCTACCTGCAGGTAGATAATGCATGAAAAATGTCATTTTATTATACTAAACTTGTaagtaattataaaatttaaaagggTAGAATTTAACAAATTCAAAACCTTCATAACAACACAAAAAGTATTATTTGTATTAtcaatataatttaatatattacaAGCCATAAAtagttatatatgtatataatttaacTAGTTTAAGAAATTTACAGCTTTCTCATTACCAAAGCGAATTCATTATAATCACAACTTAAATTATTAGTCGTTGATAATCTTGATCACAAGACGGGTAAAGTGGTAAACTTCCTTATTTTCATGATAGAACATTTTCTAGTGATGCAAAggatatttatgtatatataactaATTACAATTGTCGTTTGTATTCCATGAGAAACGTTCGAAAAAAAccctttatttttttacatcCATATGGTAAGGTTTAAGTAGAATGTTCATAACTTACAGACTAACCAGCAGGATtcgaataatatttttcaaatataaattcttaattatagatattttttttttcaaaaaaagacaACAATTAGTTGGTTGAGTTAAGTAACCAAGCTTGGCATGTTGACATGTGTTGTATATTCTAAAGCATTTTTTATTGAGTTCTTTATTATTTCatgtaggtatatatatatatatatatatatatctatgtacAAATAGGGTCTTACatcttaatataaatatatatgtacccTCTTTGCATATAAACTTGGtagttgtaaattagataaaCAAATTCCATTCTTTCCTTAGAACAAAGTCAAATCTACTTTCATCTTACAATTCTCATACTCCttaaaactcaatttttgatTTCAATTATCTAACATAACTACACCAACGACATTATTTtttgtccaaaaaaaaaaagttgtccAAATGGATTCATCAATTGTTTGTGAGCTTGAAGGTACTCTTTTAAAAGATCAAGATCCTTTTAGTTATTTCATGTTAGTGGCATTTGAAGCATCTAGTCTTATAAGATTTGCAATTTTACTCATGTTATGGCCATTGAttaaatttcttgaaatttgtgGCCGAAAAGATAAAGGGTTAAAATTGATGATATTTGTGGCCACTATAGGTGTAAAAATTTCTGAAATTGAAGCTGTGGCTAGAGCTGTTTTAcctaagttttattttgatgatattGATATGAATTCTTGGAGGATTTTTAGTTCATTTGATAAGAGAATTGTTGTGACAAAAATTCCAAGAATTATGGTGGAGAGATTTGTGAAGGAACATTTGAGAGCTGATGATGTTATTGGGAGTGAACTTGTTGTGAATAATTCTGGCTTCGCCACTGGATTTATTAAGGAAGATTTCGACTCGATTTTGGAAAAAGTTGGTGCTTTATTTGATGGTGAAACACAACCTAGCTTAGGCCTCGGAAGGCCTCAAAATGCTTCTTCATTCCTTTCACTATGCAAGGTACGATGTCAGTATATATAGCTTAAATTTTTATGTCTTAACTTTTTTCGTTTGTTTGAATTCGAACTATATATATGATCATTGGAAATGAAAAAGCTAGTTGATGAGATTCCAATCGATAAATATACAAGAAGGAATTAGATATATACTTTTTATGCGCAAGGTACCTAAATTTTTTGACAGATATATGTTCAAGAATTAATGTCTTTTATAATACtggcaatatatatataacttaaactgaaaaatgaaaaatctaGCATTTGATAAAATTCCATAGGGTAATCATAGTAGAAAGACCtagatatattattttctttgttaTAACATTGAAATAATATTCTTGCCAAAAAGATTTGTTACAAATGTCAATTGTAAATATAGTTGAAACAATTGTCACATTTAGATATATGTGACCACCTATTTAATGTGATTCCATCTGATAATTGTACTAGAAAGAACTATATAGATTTTCTTTATAACATTgacattaatttaatttaattttttgttacAAATTGAAACAGGAACAATCACATCCACCATTTATGATCAACAAAAATCAAGATCATCTTATCAAGCCTTTACCAGTAATTTTCCATGATGGACGTCTTGTTAAACGTCCAACACCATCAATTGCTCTATTAATTCTTTTATGGATTCCATTTGGTATTATATTAGCAACAATACGTATTATTATAGGTTTAATGCTACCATTATGGATTGTACCCTATTTGGCTCCATTATTTGGTGGTAAAGTTATTGTCAAGGGCAAACCACCACCACCAGCGTCAATCACAAATTCGGGCGTGCTCTTTGTGTGCACACACCGAACCCTACTAGACCCTGTGGTTTTATCCACTGTACTTCAACGTAGGATTCCGGCCGTGACGTACTCCATCTCCCGATTTTCGGAGATTCTGTCCCCGATCCCGACTGTACGACTGACGAGAATTCGAGAAGTGGACGCACATAAAATCAAACGTCAACTCGAGAAAGGAGATTTGGTCGTGTGCCCCGAAGGAACAACATGCAGGGAACCATTTTTATTAAGGTTCAGCGCGCTTTTCGCTGAATTAACCGATCGAATCGTGCCCGTAGCAATGAATTATAGAGTAGGGTTTTTTCATGCAACAACAGCTAGAGGATGGAAAGCAATGGATCCAATTTTCTTCTTCATGAACCCTAGGCCAATGTATGAGGTAATGTTAGaatttcttttaaatatataaacaataattttaaatgatttttaaatgaaaaactgatttttttctttattttgcagaaaaataaaaacaaaaatatttcttttcaaaatcCTCCACTTgataaaatcaaaaatatttcttacttTCTTAATCATAACTTTTCACTATTTGCTTAGCATAAAAATTCAAAAGGCTTATTATATTCACTAAAACCTATTTGCTTCCCACATTCGTCAGAAATTGGATCGTTGGATCGTTTtccatagattttttttttatcaaaaatctCTTATAACCGACAAGCTTATTTTCTGACAAGTATTAATAGAAAAATTCACGTCTTTTAATAATGAATGTCTCAAGCCTTAATAAGATCCTATTATCAACGGCGTCagaatttttcattaaaaagtttaaaatacaAAAACTCAAACACACGAAGAAGTATGAGAGGGTTCAATATTTATTATGTATACTTAAAAAACAATTTTAatcatatttaaataatatagttTATATTAAAGAAGATTCGAATGAACCCCCGATCCTATTTGGGTTTGCGCCAGCTTATAATATACTATATGTCTTATtgattcatatatttttttttgtggtcATTAAACAGGTAACATTCTTGAATCAACTACCAGTAGAAGCCACATGTTCATCAGGTAAAAGTCCACATGATGTTGCAAATTATGTCCAGAGGATTTTGGCTGCAACATTAGGATTTGAGTGTACTAATTTTACAAGAAAAGACAAATATAGAGTTCTTGCTGGCAATGATGGAATTGTGTCACAAAATTCTGGGACAAATTTCTTTAACACATTTAAGAAAGTGGTGGCCACTTTCAAGCTTTTTATTCACTGAAACAATAAAAAGATTATGAGttacttaatttttttcttggttatttgttttaattattattgtattttgttttatttgttcatgtattttgtgtgtatatatataaaagtagaTAGATTTAAAAAAAGGCAGAGATTGTAttctttgtttttatatataaagCATCTTTACATTCTTTTTCATGGAAGTGTTAAGTAATGTAGAATGATCAACAGATagtgttaattaattaatttctaaaaTTACTAGAGTTATTTATTGATATTCATGAAGATTAAATTAAGATTTTTTAATACtctattgaagattttttttctttaaaaaaaattatcttagaTATTGTATTTTCCGAACTGTCCAAATTAGATTTCTCTATTTAATAAGAGTGAtccataataaatatatatctaaaaatatccatttcaaaaaatattatacttcatacatattaaagaaaaaatatttacacaaaTAGAATGTTTTATGTTTAATGATGTATTGTATAGTTGGATTGTTAATAGCACCATTAAATGATGCATGTGGTGCAATGGATGAGATTGATTTAATTGCAAATCAGTAGCGAAATACCGTACGAAAAaccaaataaagaaaagaaattgtGAATAGCGAAAGTAGTTATAACAGTGTATACTGCAATAATAAGTAGTAGACATGATTTAATTGCACGATTTGCTCTTCAACTGAGTTGTTCTTTAAGAATGCGGAATACAACTTATAGATATTATGATgcaaaaagataaatttttgcatggaaattatttttcaaatcttGAGAGgcaagaatttaaaattttgaacaaaTAAAGGCAAGCAATTAAACAAACAAATCCCCAAACTTCTGTGCAGAGATAACTCAAATAAACAAGTTTATATGGTCAAGAAATTTAAATTACTTGTAGAGTTAAATTAAATCTCATCGATAAACAAACTATAGAAAAATGTAATTTTCATCTTTGACTTACAAACATTGGTCAATTACAATCAAATTCACTAAAATACTCTACTAACTTCTATGAAAAGAAATCCATAATTTtgcccaaaaaagaaaaaaaaacatattaagGGTCGTTTTAGTTTAGTTCAGTCAAATTTGACGTAAAAAAGTCAACTAACTTATAATGCTATTGCTCTCTGACTACTAAAGAATAGAAATTAGCGACTAACATATTTCATAGTTAAATAGTAAAATTCATTGctaattatatttaataataaattaacaataaaattatgttaGCTACGAGCAATTTAGCAGGCGAATGTACTAAGGCAAATGAATCTTTTGGACAAATCAAGATATTGGTTTCTTGATTGGCCCAAGTAGTATATGTGGGCTTTCTGGCCCCAAACCTCTGGGTAAAATTCACACAAATAACCACTTTTAGTTCTtgtattgaaaaaaaatagttatggTTTTGGAGTTTCAAATTCTTATCCACAAGTGAAATTCAATGACAATGTCCTATAACTTTaacaattaaatttgaaattctaTGATAATGACTAATTTTGAAAAGACGAGGGCAATCGTGCTATGTAAGATAAATTTTCTTAAACAATCACTTTTCAGCtcctataatta
This sequence is a window from Solanum dulcamara chromosome 10, daSolDulc1.2, whole genome shotgun sequence. Protein-coding genes within it:
- the LOC129871146 gene encoding lysine histidine transporter 1-like; translated protein: MVGAGVLTLPYAMSQMGWYWGTVVLIVSWVVTLYTLWQMVEMHEMVPGKRFDRYHELGQEAFGEKLGLWIVVPQQLTVEVGVNILYMVTGGKSLMKIYNTACPTCRPLRTTYFIMIFGSVHFFLSHCPNFNSISFVSFLAAVTSLSYSTIGWGASVHKGIGPDVEYGQRSSTQVGRVFSAFHALGEVAFAYAGHNVVLEIQATMPSTPENPCKKPMWKGVIVAYIIVAICYFPVAFVGYAAFGNTVEDNILISLEKPAWLIIMANAFVVIHVIGSYQIFAMGVFDMVESYLVKARKFAPTTMLRATVRTVYVALTLFLGMTFPFFGGLLGFFGGFAFAPTTYFLPCIMWLAIYKPRRFSLSWWTNWICIILGILLMILAPMGALRLIILQARNYKFYS
- the LOC129870660 gene encoding glycerol-3-phosphate acyltransferase 5-like, which produces MDSSIVCELEGTLLKDQDPFSYFMLVAFEASSLIRFAILLMLWPLIKFLEICGRKDKGLKLMIFVATIGVKISEIEAVARAVLPKFYFDDIDMNSWRIFSSFDKRIVVTKIPRIMVERFVKEHLRADDVIGSELVVNNSGFATGFIKEDFDSILEKVGALFDGETQPSLGLGRPQNASSFLSLCKEQSHPPFMINKNQDHLIKPLPVIFHDGRLVKRPTPSIALLILLWIPFGIILATIRIIIGLMLPLWIVPYLAPLFGGKVIVKGKPPPPASITNSGVLFVCTHRTLLDPVVLSTVLQRRIPAVTYSISRFSEILSPIPTVRLTRIREVDAHKIKRQLEKGDLVVCPEGTTCREPFLLRFSALFAELTDRIVPVAMNYRVGFFHATTARGWKAMDPIFFFMNPRPMYEVTFLNQLPVEATCSSGKSPHDVANYVQRILAATLGFECTNFTRKDKYRVLAGNDGIVSQNSGTNFFNTFKKVVATFKLFIH